In one Macaca nemestrina isolate mMacNem1 chromosome 2, mMacNem.hap1, whole genome shotgun sequence genomic region, the following are encoded:
- the LOC105480269 gene encoding lysozyme-like protein 4, which translates to MKASVVLSLLGYLVVPSGAYILGRCTVAKKLHDGGLDYFEGYSLENWVCLAYFESKFNPMAIYENTQDGYIGFGLFQIRGSDWCGDHGRNRCHMSCSALLNPNLEKTIKCAKTIVKGKQGMGAWPTWSRNCQYSDTLARWLDGCKL; encoded by the exons ATGAAGGCATCCGTGGTTCTCTCCCTCCTTGGCTACCTGGTGGTTCCAAGTGGTGCTTACATCTTGGGGCGTTGCACAGTGGCTAAGAAACTCCACGATGGAGGCCTGGATTATTTTGAGGGCTATAGCCTTGAGAACT GGGTGTGCCTAGCCTACTTCGAGAGCAAGTTCAACCCCATGGCCATCTACGAGAACACACAAGATGGCTACATTGGCTTTGGCCTCTTTCAGATTCGTGGCAGTGACTGGTGTGGTGACCATGGCAGGAACCGCTGCCACATGTCATGTTCCG CTTTACTGAATCCTAATTTAGAGAAGACAATTAAATGTGCCAAGACCATTGTAAAAGGAAAACAAGGGATGGGAGCATG GCCCACCTGGTCCCGGAACTGCCAGTACTCCGACACCCTGGCACGGTGGCTGGATGGTTGCAAGCTGTAG